In the Magnetospira sp. QH-2 genome, one interval contains:
- a CDS encoding TrkH family potassium uptake protein, whose product MSILALGMCVPAVVDAALGHPDWQVFAVSAAVTLFVGISLVLAFGVGGTDMNVRQAFIMTTVAWTVLTTFAALPFAFCELELSITDAFFESMSGITTTGSTVIVGLDNAPPGILLWRGLLQWLGGVGIIVMAIAILPMLRVGGMQLFQMESADASEKAMPRAYQIALGITGIYILFTAACTVAYWGAGMDGFEAVIHAMTTIATGGYSTSDASMAHFDSMLIDFIAVGGMVAGSLPFLLYLKALQGDVVSLARDEQVRWFLAIGGAAVIIASILLWINQGLDPVQALRYGSFNVISIMTGTGYATTDYGLWGAFANPMFYFLMFVGGCAGSTSCGIKIFRFQVLFAAARTQFHHLVHPHGVFIPYYNRRPIPDEVITSVLSFFFVFGVCFALLSIALAMLGLDFITAVSSAATAIANVGPGLGPIVGPAGNFQTLPDAAKWLMSGGMLLGRLELFTILILFTRHFWKG is encoded by the coding sequence TTGTCGATCCTTGCCCTGGGCATGTGTGTGCCTGCGGTGGTGGATGCAGCGCTGGGGCATCCGGATTGGCAGGTTTTCGCCGTTTCGGCGGCGGTAACCCTGTTTGTTGGTATTTCGCTGGTGTTGGCCTTCGGGGTCGGCGGCACGGACATGAATGTGCGTCAGGCCTTTATCATGACCACCGTGGCCTGGACGGTGCTGACCACCTTTGCCGCCTTGCCGTTCGCATTCTGTGAACTGGAACTGAGCATCACCGATGCCTTTTTCGAATCCATGTCGGGGATCACCACCACCGGTTCGACGGTGATTGTCGGCTTGGATAATGCGCCACCGGGAATTTTACTCTGGCGCGGCCTCCTGCAATGGCTGGGGGGGGTCGGCATCATCGTCATGGCCATCGCCATCCTGCCGATGCTGCGGGTCGGTGGTATGCAGTTGTTTCAGATGGAATCCGCGGATGCATCGGAAAAAGCCATGCCTCGGGCCTATCAGATCGCCTTGGGCATCACCGGTATTTACATCCTTTTTACCGCCGCCTGCACGGTGGCCTATTGGGGCGCGGGCATGGACGGGTTCGAGGCAGTGATCCATGCCATGACCACCATCGCCACGGGCGGCTATTCCACCTCCGATGCCTCCATGGCCCATTTCGACAGCATGCTTATCGATTTTATCGCCGTGGGCGGAATGGTTGCCGGGAGCCTGCCCTTTTTGCTGTACCTGAAAGCGTTGCAAGGGGATGTGGTCTCCCTGGCGCGGGACGAGCAGGTGCGCTGGTTCTTGGCCATTGGCGGCGCGGCCGTGATCATCGCGTCCATATTACTGTGGATCAATCAGGGATTGGATCCCGTCCAGGCCCTGCGCTATGGCAGCTTCAACGTGATTTCCATCATGACCGGCACCGGCTATGCCACCACCGACTACGGCCTGTGGGGCGCCTTTGCCAATCCGATGTTTTACTTCCTGATGTTTGTCGGGGGCTGTGCCGGATCGACCAGCTGCGGCATCAAGATCTTCCGCTTCCAGGTGCTGTTCGCGGCAGCACGAACCCAGTTCCATCATCTGGTCCACCCCCACGGCGTATTCATACCCTACTACAACCGACGCCCCATTCCCGACGAGGTCATCACCTCGGTCCTCAGCTTCTTCTTTGTCTTCGGGGTCTGTTTCGCGTTGCTGTCCATCGCCCTGGCCATGCTGGGGTTGGACTTCATCACCGCGGTGTCCAGTGCCGCCACGGCCATCGCCAATGTGGGTCCGGGATTGGGTCCCATCGTCGGTCCAGCGGGTAATTTTCAGACCTTGCCCGATGCCGCCAAGTGGTTGATGAGCGGGGGCATGTTGTTGGGCCGACTGGAGCTGTTCACCATCTTGATCCTGTTTACCCGGCACTTCTGGAAGGGCTAA
- a CDS encoding radical SAM protein, which yields MSHVEHLLDSAKFRDPLITAKGERRAVVALTRLRTLWFNTGSLCNLTCEGCYVDSSPKNDRLAYITADEVRGFLNEIARDRLPVEEIGFTGGEPFMNPDLCAMLEDCLGRGLRCLVLTNAMKPMLKVREQLLDIRARHGDALTLRVSIDHHEPENHDSLRGEHSWRRMSEGVEWLVSEGFNLTVAGRTCWTDSPEDLRRGFAGLFRRLGLDIDADDPTQLILFPEMDEHQDVPEITVGCWDILGIKPETIMCAEQRMVIKRKGAAGPVVVPCTLLPYDTRFEMGQSLAEASRAVRLNHPHCAKFCVLGGGSCSVE from the coding sequence ATGTCGCACGTTGAACACTTGTTGGATTCGGCCAAGTTCCGCGATCCGCTGATCACCGCCAAGGGAGAACGGCGGGCCGTGGTGGCCCTGACCCGGCTGCGGACCTTGTGGTTCAATACGGGCTCCCTGTGCAATCTGACCTGCGAGGGCTGTTATGTGGATTCCAGCCCCAAGAACGACCGTCTGGCCTATATCACCGCCGATGAGGTGCGGGGCTTTCTGAACGAAATCGCACGCGACCGGTTGCCGGTGGAGGAAATCGGTTTTACAGGTGGCGAGCCTTTCATGAATCCGGACCTTTGCGCCATGCTCGAGGATTGCCTTGGGCGCGGTCTGCGTTGTCTGGTGCTGACCAATGCCATGAAGCCCATGCTCAAGGTCCGCGAACAATTGCTGGATATCCGCGCCCGCCATGGCGACGCCCTGACCCTGCGTGTTTCCATTGATCACCATGAACCGGAAAACCACGACAGTCTGCGCGGCGAACATTCCTGGCGGCGCATGAGTGAAGGCGTGGAATGGCTGGTCTCGGAAGGTTTTAATCTGACCGTCGCCGGGCGGACCTGCTGGACCGACAGCCCGGAAGACCTTCGTCGGGGCTTTGCCGGCCTGTTCCGCCGTCTCGGATTGGATATTGATGCCGATGATCCGACACAACTGATCTTGTTTCCGGAAATGGATGAACACCAAGACGTGCCGGAAATCACCGTGGGTTGCTGGGATATTTTGGGCATCAAACCGGAAACCATCATGTGCGCGGAACAGCGCATGGTCATCAAACGCAAGGGCGCGGCCGGGCCGGTGGTGGTGCCTTGTACCTTGCTGCCCTACGACACCCGGTTCGAAATGGGCCAAAGCCTCGCCGAGGCTTCCCGGGCGGTGCGTCTAAACCATCCCCATTGCGCCAAATTCTGCGTGCTCGGTGGCGGATCGTGTTCCGTGGAATAG
- a CDS encoding dienelactone hydrolase family protein produces MSRHILLTTADGHTCDAYLATPNGETRGALVVVQEIFGVNGHIRDVCDRLADQGWTAIAPALQDRIKPGTELDYDEAGIATGREMVEQLGWDGPMLDIAAAAEAVSPGKKVGVTGFCWGGSVTFLSACRVPAVGAAVGWYGRHIPQFVDTDSPQCPVMMHFGMDDPLIPADNREAVAAAFPDITLHQYEGAGHGFNCDRRPDYREQASRLAWERSLAFFAEHL; encoded by the coding sequence ATGAGTCGCCACATCCTACTGACCACTGCCGACGGCCACACCTGCGATGCCTACCTCGCCACCCCCAATGGCGAGACCCGGGGCGCCTTGGTGGTGGTCCAAGAGATCTTCGGGGTCAATGGCCATATCCGTGATGTCTGCGACCGGCTGGCCGATCAAGGCTGGACCGCTATCGCCCCGGCCTTGCAGGACCGGATAAAGCCGGGTACCGAACTGGACTACGACGAGGCCGGAATCGCGACGGGTCGGGAGATGGTCGAACAACTGGGCTGGGACGGCCCCATGCTCGATATCGCGGCGGCGGCCGAGGCCGTTTCACCGGGAAAAAAAGTTGGTGTAACCGGATTCTGCTGGGGCGGGTCGGTGACGTTCCTATCGGCCTGCCGGGTCCCTGCCGTGGGCGCGGCGGTCGGTTGGTACGGCCGCCATATCCCGCAGTTTGTCGATACCGATTCCCCTCAATGCCCGGTGATGATGCATTTCGGCATGGACGATCCGCTGATCCCCGCCGACAACCGCGAGGCCGTTGCAGCGGCTTTTCCAGATATCACCCTGCATCAATATGAAGGGGCCGGGCACGGATTCAATTGTGATCGTCGCCCGGACTATCGCGAGCAGGCCTCGCGGTTGGCCTGGGAGCGCAGCTTGGCCTTTTTCGCCGAGCACTTGTGA
- a CDS encoding GGDEF domain-containing protein, whose product MSSLLLKPLVPHVSGVFTTFYDSLLSSEIFAQHFSGPEQVGKLLAVQKRNFIASLDDDEQALFDRYYRLGILHYEKSIPFEAFLAGSKMLNRGFLEAMMSQHHDADTYLALNHFFESTSEALAKGYMDAFVDSNIDDLEQIKAAVQLTEVGYHRSLLLKHYDWLMSLFEAIKREDVSQVPVLDGGVQEIRGFVSERLPETEKAFWINRSESVISIYDRVLIHVRNIFFFLGRKSYTEALSLFVNLLEVYKFTLVFSNLVSTFATAKAQRQVEEILHLSEKDALTGAFNRRKFDQVTRLAVGEARDNGLDLSLIIIDIDHFKKVNDTHGHAAGDEALRNLVTLIRGTSRKGDLLMRYGGEEFVILCQNTNLEGAICSAENLLQRVESHDFPTIGRLTVSAGVATMTGDDTTATLFARADKCLYRAKDQGRNRVVSQ is encoded by the coding sequence ATGTCGTCATTGTTGCTCAAACCTCTGGTACCCCATGTATCGGGGGTCTTCACCACGTTCTATGACTCGCTGTTGTCCAGCGAGATCTTCGCCCAGCATTTCTCGGGCCCGGAGCAGGTGGGGAAGCTTCTGGCCGTTCAAAAACGCAACTTCATCGCCTCTCTTGATGACGATGAGCAGGCCTTGTTCGACCGGTATTACCGATTGGGCATTCTCCACTATGAAAAAAGCATTCCGTTCGAGGCCTTTCTGGCCGGATCGAAGATGCTCAATCGGGGCTTTCTGGAAGCCATGATGTCTCAGCATCACGACGCTGATACCTATTTGGCCCTCAATCATTTCTTTGAAAGCACTTCCGAAGCCTTGGCCAAGGGCTATATGGATGCCTTCGTGGACTCCAATATCGATGACCTGGAACAGATCAAGGCGGCGGTGCAATTGACCGAGGTGGGTTATCACCGTTCCTTGCTGCTCAAGCACTATGACTGGCTGATGAGCCTGTTCGAAGCCATCAAGCGTGAAGACGTCAGCCAGGTCCCGGTGCTCGATGGCGGCGTGCAGGAGATCCGCGGTTTCGTATCCGAACGCTTGCCGGAAACGGAAAAGGCCTTTTGGATCAACCGCAGCGAGTCGGTGATCAGCATCTATGACCGGGTGCTGATCCATGTGCGCAACATATTCTTCTTCCTCGGACGGAAAAGCTACACGGAGGCCCTGTCCCTATTCGTCAATCTGCTGGAAGTCTATAAGTTCACCCTGGTGTTCAGCAATCTGGTGAGCACTTTCGCCACCGCCAAGGCGCAAAGACAGGTGGAGGAAATCCTTCATCTGTCGGAGAAGGATGCGCTGACCGGTGCCTTCAACCGACGCAAATTCGATCAGGTGACCCGTCTGGCGGTGGGCGAGGCGCGGGACAACGGTCTGGACCTGTCCTTGATCATCATCGACATCGACCATTTCAAAAAGGTCAACGACACCCATGGTCATGCGGCGGGAGACGAGGCTCTGCGGAATCTGGTCACCTTGATTCGTGGCACGTCGCGCAAGGGCGACCTGTTGATGCGCTATGGCGGTGAGGAGTTTGTCATCTTGTGCCAAAACACCAACCTGGAAGGCGCGATCTGCTCTGCCGAGAACTTGCTTCAACGGGTTGAATCCCACGACTTTCCGACCATCGGCCGCCTGACGGTCAGTGCCGGTGTGGCGACCATGACCGGCGACGACACCACCGCCACCTTGTTTGCCCGCGCCGATAAATGCCTCTATCGCGCCAAGGACCAGGGACGCAATCGGGTGGTTTCCCAATAA
- the folE gene encoding GTP cyclohydrolase I FolE: MNVSTGKNLPREIHGVDLPKPSRDEAEQAVRTLLRWAGDDPTREGLLDTPKRVVRAYEEFFAGYEQDPVEILERTFEETDGYDEMVLLKDIRIESHCEHHMVPIIGRAHVAYMPHKRVVGISKLARVVEVYAKRLQIQEKMTAQIANAINGVLQPQGVAVVIEAAHQCMTTRGVNKPGVTMVTSTMLGIFRENPTTRREFLSMIGNPSSGGCA, encoded by the coding sequence GTGAACGTTTCAACTGGCAAAAACCTGCCCCGCGAAATCCATGGCGTCGATCTGCCGAAACCGAGCCGTGATGAAGCGGAACAGGCGGTGCGGACCCTATTGCGCTGGGCTGGCGATGATCCGACCCGCGAAGGGCTGCTGGACACGCCGAAGCGGGTCGTGCGCGCCTATGAGGAATTCTTTGCCGGATACGAACAGGACCCCGTGGAGATTCTTGAACGAACGTTCGAGGAAACCGACGGCTACGATGAGATGGTGTTGCTCAAGGATATCCGTATCGAATCCCATTGCGAGCACCACATGGTGCCGATTATCGGCCGCGCCCATGTGGCCTATATGCCCCATAAGCGGGTTGTGGGCATATCCAAGTTGGCGCGGGTCGTGGAAGTCTATGCCAAACGCTTGCAGATTCAGGAAAAAATGACCGCTCAGATCGCCAATGCCATCAATGGCGTCTTGCAGCCCCAAGGGGTCGCGGTGGTCATCGAGGCGGCTCATCAATGCATGACCACTCGGGGTGTCAATAAACCAGGCGTGACCATGGTAACCAGTACCATGTTAGGTATTTTCCGAGAGAATCCCACCACTCGGCGAGAGTTCTTGTCGATGATCGGCAATCCTTCCAGCGGCGGCTGTGCGTAA
- the apaG gene encoding Co2+/Mg2+ efflux protein ApaG: protein MYSRTTHDITIEVESYYLEDQSSPEESHFVWAYHIRIENNGLQTVQLLNRHWKITDALGRSQEVRGSGVVGEQPVLEPGDSFEYTSGTPLPTASGLMVGSYEMESENGEIFHADVPAFSLDSPHEQVTIN from the coding sequence ATGTACAGCCGCACCACGCACGACATTACCATCGAAGTGGAATCCTATTACCTGGAGGACCAGTCCTCGCCGGAGGAAAGCCACTTTGTCTGGGCCTATCACATCCGCATCGAAAACAATGGCCTACAGACGGTGCAACTGCTGAACCGGCACTGGAAAATCACCGATGCTTTGGGTCGCAGCCAGGAAGTGCGAGGCTCCGGCGTGGTTGGCGAACAGCCGGTGCTGGAGCCCGGCGACAGCTTTGAATATACCAGTGGCACACCCCTGCCCACGGCCTCGGGGTTGATGGTCGGCAGCTATGAAATGGAAAGCGAGAACGGCGAAATATTTCATGCCGATGTGCCGGCCTTTTCCCTCGACAGCCCCCATGAACAGGTCACCATCAACTGA